The sequence ACGCGCTACAAGCATTATAATTATTTATCACCGGATGTTATTGCAGAATATCTTAACGGGGGCGAAATGCAGTCGGAAATGTTTGTAAAAAAATCAAAAGATGTAAATGAAGCTTTGCTGAAAGATTTTGTAAATGCGCGACTGAAAATGTACCTGAAATATGAAGACCGTTCTTCCATGTGGCATTCCATTGAAGCGCGCACTCCTTTTGCCGATGACCACCGGCTGGCGGAATATGTTTTCAGCATGCCCGGCTCTTATAAAATTCATAACGGCATTACTAAATATTTGCTGCGCGAGGCGATGAAAAGTTATTTGCCGAAAGAAATTAAAGAGCGAAAAGATAAACTCGGATTTGTTACACCCATTGATAAATGGATGACGGAAATAAAAAATGATTGCATGGATTTGTTAGATGATTCGGTAAAGGATTTTATTGATGTAAAAAAAATAAAAAGCAATCCGGAAATTTTTTTCAGTATTGCCAATCATGCCGATGGCGTGCGGGTGTTTCGCATTATTAGTTTTGCGGTATGGAAAAAATTATTTAACCTTTGAAAATTTCTTTTGCGATTAATTCGGCAAGTTGTTTATGCCCCGCGACATTAAAATGAATCTTGTCTTCTTCAAAATAATCCGCAGAAATTAAATTTATATCGACAAATCTTATCTGATTATTATGGCAATATTTATTAAAGTATGCGGTTGTCCATTTACATATTAAACTTCCCATAATTGATTCAGGATTTTTAGGCGGAGAAATGACAACAATTTTTTTTCCTTTTCTATTGCAAAATGAATGAATTTCCTTTATTTGTTTTGTTAAATATTTCATTGCCCAACTATGCAGTCCGATTAAAATTCCTGCAATGATATTCAAATCCCGCAACTCAAACTTTTTTCTTTGAATAATCTGAAGTGGCTCGGTACGCTGATGCTCTGATAGTTTTCCCTTCCATTTTAATTCTCTGTTATACAAAGCCGGATGAAGCGTTCTTCCGGTTTTTTTACCTTGCAAATCATATTTTATTATGGGCTTGTGCAACGGCATAAGCGGGAAAGGACGAATAAATAAAAACAGCCAATCAGGATTTTTTTCATCCACGAATTTTCTCGAACACTCAACCAGCTGGTCGTAAGAAAAATATTGCTCCAATAAAATTTGATTGTTTATTTTCTCTTTCCCCAGCAAGTAAGAAAACATAGAATAATACAAATCGTTTCTCTGAATTCCCTGCTGACGGTTAATGCATCCGCCTAAAAAACCAATTTTTAATTTATCCATTCTGTCTTTTTTTGAGAAGCAAATATTCTTGCGGAGTAATAATCCGGTTGTTTTTATCAATCGCGAAACTTCTTCCTTTCAATTTGTTTTTTATAAACTCGGAAACATGCTTCGCATAAATCCCTTCTTCACCTCTAAATTTATTTTTATCATCGGGTTTACTCATTAGCATTTGAAAATAATTTGTTTGAATTTTATGCAAAGACATCAGGCCGAAATTTCTGCAGCAAAAAGCTGACAAGATGCTAAAAGAGTGGTGAAGACAATTTACATCGGGAATGTTAGCGTAAGGACTGTTTCCAAAACTGATTTTATTTTTTTCTATTATAGATATAAGGGGCTTAACAATTTCCCAGTAAGCAGAAGAATTTTGCTCAGCGATTGGATAAGTATCGGTATCTAAATGGTAATCATAGTTGCCGAAGAATATAAATTCGATTTTACTTCCTTCTTGTGTGTTCAGAATTTTATCAATGCATTCAATGCCTTTTCTTGTTTCAACGATTAAATTCAGATTAAGACTGCGGTCAAATTCATCGCAGAAAAAATTAATTTCTTCTTTGTTTTCTACTTTTGGAATAAAAACACTTTCTATTTTATCTTTTACCAGTAGCAAAATTTTTTTATCTCTTTCAAATTCTTTTCCGAGTAAATTGTTTATCCTTAAACTGAATTTTCTGTTTATTCCTGCTATAATCGCCAGCAAATCTTCTCTCGCTTTTTCTTTCAAGGCAGAATTGAATTCAGGATTTTCAATATCCTGAATGCTGTCTTCAATGTCAAGCAATATTTTGCAATTTTCAGGAAGCGATTTTATTAAACGAATTGTCGGAACCGGTTTATAGGCAGGGATGCATTGAAAAAGAATTGCCGAAGACATTTGAAATAAAATATGGAAGATAAAATTAGGTAATTTCACATTGATATCATGAAAGTTTCCATCATAACCGTTTGCAAAAATTCTGAATCTGCCATTGAATCTGCCATTGAATCCGTGCTGAATCAGGACTACAAAGACGTTGAATATATAATTATAGATGGAAAATCTTCCGACAGCACGATTTCCATTATTGAAAAATATAAAAACAGAATTTCAAAATTTATTTCTGAGAAAGATGAAGGAATGTATTTTGCTCTCAATAAAGGAATCCAACTTGCCAGCGGAGATGTTGTAGGACTTCTTCATTCGGATGATTTTTATCCGCACGAAAAAATTATTTCGCGCGTGGTAAAAGAGTTTGAAGAAAAAAAAGTTGACAGCATTTATGGCGATATGCAATATGTTCAGAAAGAAAATACGGAAAAAGTTTTCCGTCACTGGAAATCAAAACCTTTCGATGCAAAAAATTTTCTCAAGGGCTGGATGCCCCCTCATCCTGCTTTCTTCGTGAAGAGAATTTGCTATGAAAAATTCGGAATGTTCAACACGCAATTTTCCATTTCTGCCGATTACGAACTCATGCTCCGCTTTTTGTACAAGCATAAAATTTCTTCCTCCTATATTCCCGAAGTGCTCGTGAAAATGCGAACGGGTGGAATCAGCAATGTAAATTTGAAAAGCAGAATCAAAGCGAACAGGGAAGATAAACTCGCATGGACGATAAATAACCTGAAGCCGAATTCTTTTACGTTGATTCTAAAACCGCTTTCAAAACTCCGGCAGTTTGTGTCTTAGAACTTCGCACGGATGGTGCGCTTGGTATATTTTTTCCCCTTGAAGTAAGATTTATATTTCGACTTGGCAAACTTACTTCTTCCTTTCAGCGCGTAACTTACATTAATGGTGGTGCTCAGGTAAGAATCATTGTGCGTGGGGTCCCCGCGCTTGGGATATTTCATTACGCCATTCTCTGTATGCGGATAATAATTTTCAGGAGCCGGCAGGTTGGAGCCTTCTGAATACGATAATTCCGGATTGCGGTTTGCAAGCGCTACTGCAGTGGCGCTTTGAAGCACATTCGGGTCAACATAAGTTGTGCTTATGTCATCGAGGTAATCGGTGAAGGTTGTTCTCCAGTTAAATTCCCAGCCAACGCGGTAAATTTTGCTGATGGTAAAATAAAATCCGGCACCTGCAGGAATGCATAACTGATATTTGCCGTAGGGTTTTGGCGCGCCCGAAACAATTCCCTGCCCTTCGGTGTGCAGCGGAGCCAAATCCACCCAAGAGCCGTTGTATTTTGCTTTTGGGTCGTGATAAAATCCGCCAACACCGGTGAAAATATATGCTTTGAAATCGTTGCGGTAACGGTAGGTTCTTCCCAAATCGGCAATGTCATAAAAAATATATTGTCCTGTTATGCTCGCTTCAAAAATATCGTTGCGGAAACTTAAGTTGCGTCCTCTTCTGCCGGGATTGGTGGAAAGTGCATCGCTGCCGGAAATGCGGTACCAGCCAATTGCGCCTTTAATGAAAATATCCGGGTTCAGTTTATAGCGCGCAAATCCTCCCATGGCGCTGCGGGTTTGTGAAAGTTTCAGGTCAAGAATAAAATCTCTGCGCGTTTTTTCTTTTCCACCCGTTTCGCCCAGGTAATTTGCCGCGCCAACGTTCACTCCGAAATCCCATTTGAACTGGGAAAATCCAAGCGTTGATAACACTATAAAAAAGAAAGTAAATATTTTTTTCATCTCAACTATTCTATAATGGTTGAACGGAATTTTCGTTTACTTTGTTTCGGTTTTGAAAATTAATTTCTTATTACAAAGATAGTATTATTCCGTGAAGAACAAAATTTGCGATTTATTCGGAATTAAATACCCGGTTATACAGGCGGGAATGGTTTGGACCAGCGGCTGGCGGCTTGCTGCTGCTGCTGCAAATTCAGGATGCCTTGGGCTCATCGGTTCCGCTTCCATGTATCCCGATGTTTTGCGCGAGCACATTCAGAAATGCAAGAAGGCAACGAATAAACCTTTTGGCGTGAACGTGGCATTGCTTTATCCCGACATAGAAAAAATCATGAACATTATTGCGGAAGAAGAAGTGAAAATTATTTTTACCTCTGCCGGAAATCCCAAGGCGTGGACGGGCCGGCTGAAAGAGCGTGGAATAAAAGTGGCGCATGTGGTAGGCAGCGTAAAGTTTGCGCAGAAGTGCGAAGAAGCCGGCTGCGATGCAGTGGTGGCAGAAGGTTTTGAAGCCGGAGGTCATAACGGAAGAGAAGAAACCACCACAATGGTTTTAATTCCTCTCGTAAAAAAAGCAGTGAAAATTCCGTTAATTGCAGCAGGAGGAATTGCCACCGGAAGGCAGATGCTTGCTGCTATGGCGCTGGGCGCAGACGGAGTTCAAATCGGTTCGCGGTTTGCCGCCAGCGAAGAATCTTCTCTGCACGAAAACTTCAAAAAGAAAATCACCGAACTGAACGAAGGCGATACGCAACTTTCATTAAAGAAATTAGTGCCCGTGCGCGTGGTGAAAAATAAATTTTATAAATTGGTGCAGGAAGCGGAAGATAAAGGCGCAACTTCTGATGAATTAAAAAATATTTTAGGAAAAGCCCGCGCCAAGAAAGGAATGTTTGAAGGTGATTTGGAAGAAGGAGAACTGGAGATTGGACAAGTGAGCGCGCTCATCCGCGAAATAAAACCGGTGAAGAAAATTGTGGAGGAGATTATGGAAGAATATGAAACGGCAAAGAAAGAAATTACCTCACTTTAAAAGTTTGTTCTTCGTTTCTTCTCCGAACAAAGTTACGGAGTCCGTCTTTTAGCGGACCAAATCCAAATCAGCACAAACCCAAACAGCATTCCGCCTAGATGTGCGTAGTGCGCCACGTTATCACCGGGCAATTGGTTCACTGCGCCAAAAAGTTCGAGCAAGCCGTAGAGGATGACGAAATATTTTGCTTTGAGAGGAAAAAGAAAATACATATATATCATGGAATTCGGAAAAGTCATTCCGAAAGCAAGCAGCAAACCGAAGATGGCTCCCGATGCGCCAACCACCGTGGGTTCGTTTAAAAAATCCGTTCTGAATTGGTTCATCAAATCAATGGAGAGTTGCAGTTTCTCGGAGGGATTTCCGAGAGCA is a genomic window of Bacteroidota bacterium containing:
- a CDS encoding glycosyltransferase, which translates into the protein MKVSIITVCKNSESAIESAIESVLNQDYKDVEYIIIDGKSSDSTISIIEKYKNRISKFISEKDEGMYFALNKGIQLASGDVVGLLHSDDFYPHEKIISRVVKEFEEKKVDSIYGDMQYVQKENTEKVFRHWKSKPFDAKNFLKGWMPPHPAFFVKRICYEKFGMFNTQFSISADYELMLRFLYKHKISSSYIPEVLVKMRTGGISNVNLKSRIKANREDKLAWTINNLKPNSFTLILKPLSKLRQFVS
- a CDS encoding SGNH/GDSL hydrolase family protein: MDKLKIGFLGGCINRQQGIQRNDLYYSMFSYLLGKEKINNQILLEQYFSYDQLVECSRKFVDEKNPDWLFLFIRPFPLMPLHKPIIKYDLQGKKTGRTLHPALYNRELKWKGKLSEHQRTEPLQIIQRKKFELRDLNIIAGILIGLHSWAMKYLTKQIKEIHSFCNRKGKKIVVISPPKNPESIMGSLICKWTTAYFNKYCHNNQIRFVDINLISADYFEEDKIHFNVAGHKQLAELIAKEIFKG
- a CDS encoding nitronate monooxygenase, producing the protein MKNKICDLFGIKYPVIQAGMVWTSGWRLAAAAANSGCLGLIGSASMYPDVLREHIQKCKKATNKPFGVNVALLYPDIEKIMNIIAEEEVKIIFTSAGNPKAWTGRLKERGIKVAHVVGSVKFAQKCEEAGCDAVVAEGFEAGGHNGREETTTMVLIPLVKKAVKIPLIAAGGIATGRQMLAAMALGADGVQIGSRFAASEESSLHENFKKKITELNEGDTQLSLKKLVPVRVVKNKFYKLVQEAEDKGATSDELKNILGKARAKKGMFEGDLEEGELEIGQVSALIREIKPVKKIVEEIMEEYETAKKEITSL